A stretch of Enterobacter cloacae complex sp. ECNIH7 DNA encodes these proteins:
- the hpaR gene encoding homoprotocatechuate degradation operon regulator HpaR, giving the protein MHDSLTIALLQAREAAMSYFRPIVKRHNLTEQQWRIVRVLAEHPSMDFHDLAFRTCILRPSLTGILTRMERDGLVLRLKPVNDQRKLYVSLTKEGNALYEHAQAQVEEAYQQIEAEYTPEKMKQLTALLEEFIELGNRHNAAREEV; this is encoded by the coding sequence ATGCATGATTCATTAACCATCGCGCTGCTGCAGGCGCGGGAAGCGGCGATGTCGTACTTCCGCCCGATCGTGAAGCGCCATAACCTGACCGAGCAGCAGTGGCGCATTGTGCGCGTTTTGGCTGAGCATCCGTCGATGGATTTTCACGATCTGGCGTTTCGCACCTGCATCCTGCGCCCGAGCCTGACCGGCATTCTGACTCGGATGGAGCGCGACGGCCTGGTGCTGCGCTTAAAGCCGGTGAACGACCAGCGCAAGCTGTACGTGTCGCTAACCAAAGAGGGGAATGCGCTGTATGAACACGCCCAGGCGCAGGTCGAAGAGGCGTATCAGCAGATCGAGGCGGAATACACGCCGGAGAAGATGAAACAGCTGACGGCGCTGCTGGAAGAGTTTATTGAACTCGGAAACCGGCATAACGCAGCGCGGGAAGAAGTGTAA
- the hpaD gene encoding 3,4-dihydroxyphenylacetate 2,3-dioxygenase, whose protein sequence is MGKLALAAKITHVPSMYLSELPGKNHGCRQSAIDGHKEISKRCRELGVDTIIVFDTHWLVNSAYHINCADHFSGVYTSNELPHFIRDMTYDYDGNPELGQLIADEAVKLGVRAKAHNIPSLKLEYGTLVPMRYMNADKHFKVVSISAFCTVHDFADSRRLGEAIVSAIEKYDGTVAVLASGSLSHRFIDDQRAEEGMNSYTREFDRQMDERVVKLWREGQFKEFCSMLPEYADYCYGEGNMHDTVMLLGMLGWDQYDGKVEFLTELFASSGTGQVNAVFPLPA, encoded by the coding sequence ATGGGTAAATTAGCGTTAGCGGCAAAAATCACCCACGTGCCGTCGATGTACCTCTCCGAACTGCCGGGGAAAAACCACGGCTGCCGCCAGTCGGCCATCGACGGGCATAAAGAAATCAGCAAGCGCTGCCGCGAGCTGGGCGTGGACACCATCATCGTGTTCGACACCCACTGGCTGGTGAACAGCGCCTACCACATTAACTGTGCGGACCATTTTTCGGGCGTCTACACCAGCAACGAGCTGCCGCACTTTATCCGCGACATGACCTACGACTACGACGGCAACCCGGAACTCGGCCAGCTGATCGCCGACGAGGCGGTGAAGCTCGGCGTGCGCGCCAAAGCGCACAACATCCCGAGCCTCAAGCTGGAGTACGGCACGCTGGTGCCGATGCGCTACATGAACGCGGATAAACACTTCAAAGTAGTCTCCATCTCGGCGTTCTGCACGGTTCACGACTTCGCCGACAGCCGCAGGCTGGGCGAGGCCATCGTCAGCGCCATTGAGAAATACGATGGCACCGTGGCGGTGCTCGCCAGCGGCTCGCTATCGCACCGCTTTATCGACGACCAGCGCGCGGAGGAAGGGATGAACAGCTACACCCGCGAGTTCGACCGTCAGATGGACGAGCGCGTGGTGAAGCTGTGGCGCGAGGGGCAGTTCAAAGAATTCTGCAGCATGCTGCCGGAGTACGCCGACTACTGCTACGGCGAGGGCAACATGCACGACACGGTGATGCTGCTGGGGATGCTCGGCTGGGACCAGTACGACGGTAAGGTGGAGTTCCTCACCGAGCTGTTCGCCAGCTCCGGCACCGGCCAGGTTAACGCCGTTTTCCCGCTGCCCGCGTAA
- the tsr gene encoding methyl-accepting chemotaxis protein, with the protein MLNRIKIVTSLMLVLAIFGLLQLTSGGLFFNALKNDKENFTVLQTIRQQQSTLNASWVALLQTRNTLNRAGIRYMMDQSNIGSGATVNDLMQIASTSLKQAEKNWAAYEALPRDPRQSDADAMEIKRNYDIYHGALAELIQLLGAGKINAFFDQPTQSYQDGFEKQYVSYLQQNDKLYQTAVEDSNSSFSQAIWVLIGVLIAVLVVIVAVWLNIKQTLISPLNRLIDNIRHIASGDLVKRIEVQGTNEMGELADSLRHMQGELVRTVGDVRNGANAIYSGASEIAMGNNDLSSRTEQQAASLEETAASMEQLTATVKQNAENARQASHLALSASETAQKGGKVVDNVVQTMRDIAGSSQKIADIISVIDGIAFQTNILALNAAVEAARAGEQGRGFAVVAGEVRNLAQRSAQAAREIKSLIEDSVGRVEVGSTLVESAGETMGEIVNAVTRVTDIMGEIASASDEQSRGIDQVGLAVAEMDRVTQQNASLVEESAAAAAALEEQASRLTQAVAVFRIQQEQMKAREFAAAKAVSTPVMARKTATADSGDNWETF; encoded by the coding sequence ATGTTAAACCGTATCAAGATTGTCACCAGCTTAATGCTGGTTTTAGCGATATTTGGCCTTTTACAACTCACGTCCGGTGGTCTTTTCTTTAATGCCCTTAAGAATGACAAAGAGAATTTCACCGTCCTGCAAACCATTCGCCAGCAGCAATCCACGCTGAACGCCAGCTGGGTCGCGTTGCTGCAAACCCGTAATACCCTGAACCGTGCGGGTATCCGCTACATGATGGATCAGAGCAATATCGGCAGCGGTGCGACCGTTAACGATTTGATGCAAATCGCGTCAACGTCTCTGAAACAGGCGGAAAAAAACTGGGCTGCCTACGAAGCCCTGCCGCGCGATCCGCGTCAAAGCGATGCGGATGCCATGGAGATCAAGCGCAACTATGATATTTACCACGGCGCGCTGGCGGAGCTGATTCAGCTTCTGGGTGCCGGCAAAATCAACGCCTTCTTCGACCAGCCGACCCAGAGTTATCAGGACGGTTTTGAGAAGCAGTATGTGAGCTATCTGCAGCAGAACGACAAGCTGTACCAGACGGCGGTCGAAGACAGCAACAGCTCCTTCAGCCAGGCTATCTGGGTGCTGATCGGCGTCCTGATTGCCGTGCTGGTGGTGATCGTGGCCGTCTGGCTCAACATCAAGCAGACGCTGATCTCTCCGCTGAATCGTCTGATCGACAACATTCGCCATATCGCCAGCGGCGACCTGGTGAAGCGCATTGAGGTTCAGGGCACCAACGAGATGGGTGAACTGGCCGACTCGCTGCGCCATATGCAGGGTGAGCTGGTGCGTACCGTTGGCGACGTGCGTAACGGCGCGAACGCGATCTACAGTGGCGCGAGCGAAATTGCGATGGGCAATAACGACCTCTCTTCCCGTACTGAACAGCAGGCCGCTTCCCTGGAAGAGACCGCTGCCAGCATGGAGCAGCTGACGGCGACCGTTAAGCAGAACGCCGAAAACGCCCGTCAGGCGAGCCATCTTGCGCTGAGCGCCTCTGAAACCGCGCAGAAAGGCGGCAAAGTGGTGGATAACGTGGTGCAGACCATGCGTGATATCGCGGGCAGTTCGCAGAAAATTGCCGACATTATCAGCGTGATCGACGGCATCGCCTTCCAGACCAACATTCTGGCACTGAACGCGGCGGTAGAAGCGGCGCGTGCGGGCGAGCAGGGTCGTGGTTTTGCGGTGGTGGCAGGTGAAGTACGTAACCTGGCCCAGCGCAGCGCCCAGGCGGCTCGCGAGATCAAGAGCCTGATTGAAGACTCCGTGGGCCGCGTGGAAGTGGGCTCAACGCTGGTAGAAAGCGCCGGTGAAACCATGGGTGAGATCGTGAACGCGGTGACCCGCGTAACGGACATCATGGGTGAAATCGCCTCTGCGTCTGACGAGCAGAGCCGCGGTATCGACCAGGTGGGTCTGGCGGTAGCTGAGATGGATCGCGTGACCCAGCAGAACGCCTCGCTGGTTGAGGAATCTGCCGCAGCGGCGGCCGCTCTTGAAGAGCAGGCGAGCCGTCTGACTCAGGCCGTGGCGGTGTTCCGCATTCAGCAGGAGCAGATGAAAGCGCGCGAGTTCGCTGCGGCTAAAGCGGTTTCCACGCCGGTGATGGCGCGTAAAACCGCGACGGCCGATTCAGGCGATAACTGGGAAACGTTCTAA
- the hpaE gene encoding 5-carboxymethyl-2-hydroxymuconate semialdehyde dehydrogenase yields the protein MKKINHWINGKNVAGSEYFHTTNPASGEVLAEVASGGEAEIHQAVAAAKEAFPKWANLPMKERARLMRRLGDLIDQNVPEIAAMETADTGLPIHQTKNVLIPRASHNFEFFAEVCQQMNGKTYPVDDKMLNYTLVQPVGVCALVSPWNVPFMTATWKVAPCLALGNTAVLKMSELSPLTADRLGELALEAGIPAGVLNVVQGYGATAGDALVRHHDVRAVSFTGGTATGRNIMKNAGLKKYSMELGGKSPVLIFEDADIERALDAALFTIFSINGERCTAGSRIFIQQSIYPEFVKRFAERANRLRVGDPTDPNTQIGALISQQHWEKVSGYIRLGIEEGATLLAGGPDKPTDLPAHLKGGNFLRPTVLADVDNRMRVAQEEIFGPVACLLPFKDEAEGLRLANDVEYGLASYIWTQDVSKVLRLARNIEAGMVFVNTQNVRDLRQPFGGVKASGTGREGGEYSFEVFAEMKNVCISMGDHPIPKWGI from the coding sequence ATGAAAAAGATTAACCACTGGATCAACGGTAAAAACGTTGCCGGAAGCGAGTACTTCCACACCACCAACCCGGCTTCCGGCGAGGTGCTGGCAGAAGTCGCCTCCGGCGGTGAAGCTGAAATTCACCAGGCCGTCGCCGCCGCCAAAGAGGCGTTCCCGAAATGGGCCAACCTGCCGATGAAGGAACGCGCGCGCCTGATGCGTCGTCTGGGCGACCTGATCGACCAGAACGTGCCCGAGATCGCCGCCATGGAAACCGCCGATACCGGCCTGCCGATCCACCAGACTAAAAACGTGCTGATTCCGCGCGCCTCGCACAACTTCGAGTTCTTCGCCGAGGTGTGCCAGCAGATGAACGGCAAAACCTACCCGGTCGACGACAAGATGCTCAACTACACCCTGGTGCAGCCGGTGGGCGTCTGCGCGCTGGTGTCGCCGTGGAACGTGCCTTTTATGACCGCCACCTGGAAGGTTGCGCCGTGCCTGGCTCTCGGAAACACCGCGGTGCTGAAGATGTCTGAACTCTCCCCGCTGACCGCCGACCGTCTGGGCGAGCTGGCGCTGGAGGCGGGCATTCCGGCGGGCGTGCTCAACGTGGTGCAGGGCTACGGCGCGACGGCGGGCGACGCGCTGGTGCGCCATCACGACGTGCGCGCCGTCTCCTTCACCGGCGGCACCGCCACCGGGCGCAACATCATGAAAAACGCCGGGCTGAAGAAGTACTCCATGGAGCTGGGCGGCAAATCCCCGGTGCTAATTTTTGAAGACGCTGACATCGAGCGCGCGCTGGACGCCGCCCTGTTCACTATCTTCTCGATCAACGGCGAGCGCTGCACCGCGGGCTCGCGCATCTTCATCCAGCAGAGCATCTACCCGGAATTCGTGAAGCGCTTTGCCGAGCGCGCCAACCGCCTGCGCGTAGGCGATCCGACCGATCCGAACACCCAGATCGGCGCGCTCATCAGCCAGCAGCACTGGGAGAAGGTTTCCGGCTACATCCGCCTCGGCATTGAAGAAGGGGCAACCCTGCTGGCAGGCGGCCCGGACAAACCGACCGACCTGCCTGCGCACCTGAAGGGCGGCAACTTCCTGCGACCAACCGTGCTGGCGGACGTCGATAACCGCATGCGCGTGGCGCAGGAAGAAATCTTCGGGCCGGTGGCCTGCCTGCTGCCGTTTAAGGACGAAGCGGAAGGGCTGCGCCTGGCCAACGACGTGGAGTACGGCCTGGCGTCGTACATCTGGACCCAGGACGTCAGCAAGGTACTGCGCCTGGCACGGAATATCGAAGCGGGGATGGTGTTCGTCAACACCCAGAACGTGCGCGACCTGCGCCAGCCGTTTGGCGGCGTGAAGGCCTCCGGCACCGGCCGCGAGGGCGGGGAGTACAGCTTTGAAGTGTTCGCGGAGATGAAGAACGTCTGCATCTCCATGGGCGACCATCCGATTCCAAAGTGGGGGATCTGA
- the hpaG gene encoding 4-hydroxyphenylacetate degradation bifunctional isomerase/decarboxylase, producing MKGTVFAVALNHQSQREAWREAFEKAPYNTPPKTAVWFIKPHNTVIRAGEPIPFPHGETVLSGATVALVVGKTASKVRPEDAAEYIAGYALANEVSLPEESFYRPAIKAKCRDGFCPLGELVAVGNVDNLTIITEINGREADHWSTADLQRNAAELLSALSEFATLNPGDAILLGTPQSRVEIRPGDRVRILAEGFPPLENPVVDEHDVAITHSTPPHATLFALGLNYADHASELDFKPPTEPLVFIKAPNTFNGDGQTSVRPNNIEYMHYEAELVVVIGKTARKVSEAEAMDYVAGYTVCNDYAIRDYLENYYRPNLRVKSRDGLTPISPHIVPKAAIPDPHNLALRTFVNGELRQEGTTADLIFSIPYLIAYLSDFMTLQPGDMIATGTPKGLSDVVPGDEVVVEVEGVGRLVNRIVSEETAK from the coding sequence ATGAAAGGTACCGTTTTTGCCGTCGCCCTCAACCATCAAAGCCAGCGTGAAGCCTGGCGTGAGGCCTTTGAAAAAGCGCCCTACAACACGCCGCCGAAAACGGCGGTGTGGTTTATCAAGCCGCATAACACGGTGATTCGTGCGGGCGAGCCGATCCCCTTCCCTCACGGGGAAACGGTGCTGAGCGGTGCGACGGTGGCGCTGGTCGTGGGCAAAACCGCCAGCAAGGTGCGCCCGGAGGACGCCGCGGAGTACATCGCGGGATATGCGCTCGCCAACGAGGTGAGCCTGCCGGAAGAGAGCTTCTACCGCCCGGCCATCAAGGCCAAATGCCGGGACGGATTTTGCCCGCTCGGCGAACTTGTCGCCGTTGGTAACGTGGATAACCTGACCATCATCACCGAGATCAACGGCCGCGAAGCGGATCACTGGAGCACGGCCGATCTTCAGCGTAACGCCGCCGAACTGCTGAGCGCCCTGAGCGAGTTCGCCACCCTCAATCCCGGCGATGCGATCCTGCTCGGCACCCCGCAAAGCCGCGTGGAGATCCGCCCGGGCGATCGCGTGCGTATTCTGGCAGAAGGCTTTCCGCCGCTGGAAAACCCGGTGGTGGATGAACACGACGTCGCTATCACGCACAGCACGCCGCCGCACGCCACGCTGTTTGCCCTCGGTCTGAACTATGCCGATCACGCCAGCGAGCTGGACTTTAAGCCGCCGACCGAGCCGCTGGTATTTATCAAAGCGCCAAACACCTTCAACGGCGACGGCCAGACGTCGGTGCGCCCGAACAATATCGAATACATGCATTACGAAGCGGAGCTGGTGGTAGTCATCGGTAAAACCGCGCGTAAGGTCAGCGAAGCCGAGGCGATGGACTATGTTGCGGGCTATACGGTCTGCAACGACTACGCCATCCGCGACTACCTGGAAAACTACTACCGCCCGAACCTGCGGGTAAAAAGCCGCGACGGGCTGACGCCCATTTCCCCCCACATCGTGCCGAAAGCGGCAATTCCCGATCCGCACAACCTCGCCCTGCGCACCTTCGTTAACGGCGAGCTGCGCCAGGAAGGCACCACCGCCGATCTCATTTTCAGCATCCCGTACCTGATCGCGTACCTGAGCGATTTTATGACCCTGCAGCCTGGCGACATGATCGCCACCGGCACGCCGAAGGGGTTGTCCGACGTGGTGCCGGGCGATGAGGTGGTGGTGGAAGTGGAGGGCGTGGGACGCCTGGTGAACCGAATTGTCAGCGAGGAGACTGCAAAATGA
- a CDS encoding winged helix-turn-helix domain-containing protein, producing MKYLIADAIVYNDEDGSVSLINAPDEDAQLLTCTANTILRLLVQHHGNVVERETFLQEVWDRRGLQGSNNSLNQYISILRKMLATLLPDELFIVTVPKTGFMLSADVMVTPLEEAPPTAETAKPARRVRPEWLFCGALTLVVVALCLWIALIKPENSQREIHLLTHIGTCPVYTFTPLADVFHGKAITLAQTLQKDGHLPCLKNSIFYMHIQRTLFYGHEGRLVLSQCSLTRGKASACRTLYYYEW from the coding sequence ATGAAATACCTGATTGCTGACGCCATCGTCTATAACGACGAGGACGGTTCTGTTTCTCTTATCAATGCGCCGGATGAAGATGCGCAGCTCCTCACCTGTACGGCGAATACCATCCTGAGGCTGCTGGTTCAGCATCATGGGAACGTGGTCGAACGGGAAACCTTTCTTCAGGAAGTCTGGGATCGGCGAGGGCTCCAGGGGTCTAACAACTCCTTAAACCAGTACATCAGCATTCTGCGCAAAATGCTGGCGACTCTGCTTCCCGACGAGCTCTTTATCGTTACCGTACCGAAAACAGGCTTTATGCTCAGCGCAGACGTCATGGTCACCCCGCTTGAGGAGGCCCCACCGACCGCCGAAACGGCGAAACCGGCAAGGCGCGTTCGCCCGGAATGGCTGTTCTGCGGCGCGCTCACGCTGGTCGTCGTTGCGCTATGCCTCTGGATCGCGCTCATCAAGCCAGAAAATTCACAAAGGGAGATCCATCTGCTGACGCATATCGGCACCTGTCCGGTCTACACCTTTACGCCGCTGGCGGACGTTTTTCACGGGAAGGCGATTACGCTCGCGCAAACGCTTCAAAAGGACGGCCATCTTCCGTGCCTGAAAAATTCGATTTTCTACATGCACATTCAGAGAACGCTTTTCTACGGCCACGAAGGGCGGCTGGTGCTCTCCCAGTGTTCCCTCACGCGGGGTAAAGCCAGCGCCTGTCGTACGCTTTACTATTACGAGTGGTGA
- a CDS encoding fimbria/pilus outer membrane usher protein: MPARYPCARSLLALLFWVPLMLSARTEPADTVQWLAITVNHAPRGELWACRVVDNALWISRSDMKKLGLHAPDDGAGWVELTSLPGLKVNLDVLSQQVSITAEAEAFEGQQHLTVAKPTPLFRYPDAQPVNAYTLGYALYASDAQGKRQLNAQTILTASGGLPGTFSSSFSSHAGEENSAGRPTHTRLETRWQWDNTDSLTTLALGDSITTGTRWSRQVRFGGLHWARNFELNPQLNTEPRSRYSDTAVLPSTVDLYIDGLKQSSQRVTPGDFLLDTLPSFTGSGQAEVVITDINGQRRAVQLDLYGAPGMLAEGLSSGSLDIGWMRENYALHSDDYAASPLLDAGWRYGVNNHLTLALHTEQQRRLRNVGMGTDWLVSPAVGVVSQHIAVSDSPYGQGVQWGLGWQWSGRGTGISASTVRTGADFADNARMSGAAPVRRSDSVWVSHSVPHFGTVGAGWVQQNIQGSTQRYLNASWSLSLPAHISTTLSYTRSFTDSSSHVQLLFSVPLGRGDTLSVQASRDKPRMDYRHQPDDEAGGWSWELGHGFGERRERYADVGYLGRAGEWHVGLQQGAHQGNQYASAEGSLTLLDGSLHALRYIQQGMALVSTHGIGHVPVMLENRPAGETDKNGYLLLTDLPRYHNSKVSINPLDLPADVIAPVTDMHARPGNSSAVKVDFNVHHAVTVQARLVDSRRRPLPLGSVVSTPQGATIVGRDGFIWLEDPPLPGELVVKTGEGECRVTLPAPRTASSIQNIGEQLCH; encoded by the coding sequence ATGCCAGCCAGATACCCCTGCGCCCGCTCGCTTCTCGCGCTCCTGTTTTGGGTACCGCTCATGCTGTCAGCCCGGACTGAACCCGCCGACACCGTGCAATGGCTGGCGATTACCGTGAACCACGCTCCGCGAGGAGAGCTTTGGGCCTGCCGGGTGGTGGATAATGCGCTATGGATAAGCCGCAGCGACATGAAAAAGCTGGGGCTTCACGCCCCGGACGATGGCGCCGGGTGGGTTGAACTGACGTCCCTGCCGGGCCTGAAGGTCAATCTCGACGTGCTGTCCCAGCAGGTGTCGATTACCGCAGAGGCAGAGGCGTTCGAGGGCCAGCAGCATCTGACCGTCGCAAAGCCCACGCCGCTGTTTCGCTATCCTGATGCGCAGCCCGTCAACGCTTACACGCTCGGATACGCGCTCTACGCCAGCGACGCGCAGGGGAAACGCCAGCTTAATGCCCAGACCATACTGACCGCGTCCGGAGGGCTACCCGGAACGTTCAGCAGCAGTTTTTCAAGCCATGCCGGGGAGGAAAACAGCGCCGGTCGACCGACCCACACGCGTCTCGAAACCCGCTGGCAGTGGGATAACACCGACTCGCTGACCACGCTGGCGCTGGGCGATAGCATCACCACCGGCACCCGCTGGAGCCGGCAGGTGCGCTTTGGCGGGCTACACTGGGCGCGTAATTTTGAACTCAATCCCCAGCTCAATACCGAACCGCGCAGCCGCTACAGCGACACCGCCGTACTGCCTTCCACGGTCGATCTGTATATCGACGGTCTTAAGCAGAGCAGCCAGCGCGTCACGCCGGGAGACTTTCTGCTGGATACCCTGCCCTCCTTCACCGGAAGCGGGCAGGCGGAGGTGGTCATTACCGATATCAACGGCCAGCGTCGCGCCGTACAGCTCGATCTCTACGGCGCGCCGGGCATGCTGGCGGAAGGGCTCAGCAGCGGCTCGCTGGACATCGGCTGGATGCGGGAAAACTACGCCCTGCATTCCGACGACTATGCCGCCTCGCCTCTGCTGGACGCGGGCTGGCGCTATGGGGTTAATAATCACCTGACGCTGGCACTGCATACGGAGCAGCAGCGCAGGCTGCGCAACGTAGGTATGGGCACTGACTGGCTGGTCTCTCCCGCCGTAGGGGTGGTCAGCCAGCACATTGCCGTGAGCGACAGCCCTTACGGCCAGGGCGTTCAGTGGGGCCTCGGCTGGCAGTGGAGCGGCAGAGGAACGGGCATTTCAGCCAGCACCGTCCGTACCGGGGCGGATTTCGCCGACAACGCCCGCATGAGCGGTGCTGCGCCCGTCAGACGCAGCGACAGCGTTTGGGTAAGCCACTCCGTCCCCCACTTCGGCACCGTGGGCGCGGGCTGGGTACAGCAAAACATTCAGGGCAGCACACAGCGCTACCTCAACGCCTCCTGGTCGCTGTCGCTGCCGGCACACATCTCCACCACGCTGAGCTATACCCGCTCGTTTACGGATTCATCGAGTCACGTTCAGCTGCTGTTTTCCGTCCCATTGGGTCGCGGGGACACGCTCTCCGTCCAGGCCAGCCGGGATAAACCGCGCATGGATTACCGCCACCAGCCGGACGATGAGGCCGGCGGCTGGTCATGGGAGCTGGGCCATGGCTTTGGCGAACGACGTGAAAGATATGCGGACGTAGGCTATCTGGGCCGGGCGGGCGAATGGCACGTTGGGCTGCAGCAAGGTGCTCACCAGGGCAACCAGTACGCCTCAGCCGAAGGTAGCCTGACGCTGCTGGACGGCAGCCTGCACGCGCTGCGCTATATCCAGCAGGGCATGGCGCTGGTGTCAACGCACGGCATTGGGCACGTACCGGTGATGCTGGAAAACCGCCCGGCCGGTGAAACGGATAAGAACGGTTATCTCCTGCTGACCGACCTGCCGCGTTACCACAATAGCAAAGTCAGCATTAACCCGCTCGATTTGCCTGCCGACGTGATCGCACCCGTCACCGACATGCACGCCAGACCGGGCAACAGCAGCGCGGTAAAAGTCGATTTTAACGTCCATCACGCCGTCACGGTTCAGGCCCGGCTGGTCGACAGCCGCCGCAGGCCGCTCCCGCTGGGCAGCGTCGTGTCAACGCCGCAGGGTGCCACCATCGTAGGACGCGACGGCTTTATCTGGCTTGAAGATCCGCCCCTACCGGGTGAACTGGTGGTGAAGACCGGTGAGGGAGAGTGCCGGGTCACGCTTCCGGCGCCGCGTACCGCGTCATCAATACAGAATATCGGAGAACAACTGTGTCATTAA
- a CDS encoding GNAT family N-acetyltransferase: MNIRIRPTTPHDIIALPAIERAAGERFRESPDLAWLADGEVISTEQHLEYVERGLSWLALANDQPVGFILAEAHPSSLFIVELSVDLDWQGKGIGRQLIACVADHARKRGLTALTLTTFRDVPWNAPFYARLGFEKMTTLTPELRQKREEEAAHGFAFETRCAMRLPL, from the coding sequence ATGAATATTCGCATTCGCCCCACTACTCCTCACGACATTATCGCCCTGCCCGCCATTGAACGCGCGGCGGGCGAGCGCTTTCGTGAAAGCCCGGATCTCGCCTGGCTTGCCGACGGCGAGGTCATTTCCACTGAGCAGCACCTTGAGTATGTCGAACGTGGGCTAAGCTGGCTGGCGCTGGCGAACGACCAGCCCGTCGGGTTTATCCTTGCCGAGGCCCATCCTTCATCACTGTTTATTGTCGAACTCTCGGTTGATCTGGACTGGCAGGGAAAAGGGATCGGCAGGCAGCTCATCGCCTGCGTGGCAGACCATGCCCGTAAAAGAGGGCTGACAGCGCTGACGTTGACGACGTTCAGGGACGTACCGTGGAATGCGCCGTTCTATGCGCGGCTGGGGTTTGAAAAAATGACGACGCTGACGCCTGAACTGCGTCAGAAAAGGGAAGAAGAGGCAGCGCACGGTTTCGCCTTTGAAACGCGCTGCGCCATGCGCCTGCCTCTGTAA
- a CDS encoding Csu type fimbrial protein — translation MSLRAPLLLLLVLSVKAMAAACWITSTPAINFGNVVAGNTTSVNTEVKFSCQADQVDNEGRMEYINVCLSSVDAPPFEMISQGDQEGKQYTLLFRLLNGAARSQELGPASNGNLIQQTLAAKSNANVSGIFPLIATIPAGQSQLPAYHYYNYNMNLRIAWHSAVRQDALQNCSDGSAEGEQVQGGTSAQAEISQGCYIERVTPLNFGTLTSTATLRPTRSTATVTTRCPAGIAFTLAMGNGNHASGSQRQLCNSEGQCLRYGLWQDEAATQRWGDQSSGDALQVTNPAGGTQNYTVYGEVPAQPLTGTGEFIDDVIITLTY, via the coding sequence GTGTCATTAAGGGCGCCATTATTATTGCTGCTCGTCCTGTCCGTGAAGGCGATGGCGGCAGCCTGCTGGATAACCTCCACGCCCGCCATTAACTTTGGCAACGTCGTGGCGGGCAACACAACCTCCGTCAACACCGAGGTCAAATTTAGCTGCCAGGCCGACCAGGTCGACAACGAGGGCAGGATGGAATATATCAACGTCTGCCTGAGCAGCGTTGATGCACCGCCCTTTGAGATGATCTCGCAGGGGGATCAGGAGGGGAAACAGTACACTCTCCTCTTCCGCCTGCTTAACGGCGCAGCGCGCTCTCAGGAGCTGGGGCCTGCCAGCAACGGCAACCTGATCCAGCAGACCCTTGCCGCGAAAAGCAATGCCAACGTCAGCGGTATCTTTCCGCTTATCGCTACCATTCCGGCAGGGCAAAGCCAGCTCCCGGCATACCACTATTACAACTACAACATGAATCTGCGCATCGCCTGGCACAGCGCGGTGCGTCAGGATGCGCTGCAAAACTGCTCGGACGGTTCTGCTGAGGGAGAGCAGGTGCAGGGCGGCACCAGCGCGCAGGCCGAAATCAGCCAGGGATGCTACATCGAGCGCGTGACGCCGCTTAACTTCGGCACCCTGACCAGCACCGCTACCCTGCGCCCGACGCGATCCACCGCCACCGTCACCACGCGCTGTCCGGCCGGAATCGCGTTCACCCTTGCCATGGGCAATGGCAACCATGCCAGCGGTAGTCAGCGGCAGCTCTGTAACAGCGAGGGCCAGTGCCTGCGCTACGGGCTCTGGCAGGATGAGGCGGCCACGCAACGCTGGGGGGATCAAAGCAGCGGTGATGCGCTGCAGGTCACCAACCCTGCAGGCGGCACCCAGAACTACACCGTTTACGGCGAAGTCCCGGCACAGCCGCTAACCGGTACCGGGGAATTTATTGATGACGTGATTATCACGCTGACTTATTAA